In a single window of the Nocardiopsis composta genome:
- a CDS encoding maleylpyruvate isomerase N-terminal domain-containing protein encodes MPDHTSSSSGSSDDPQEEWAALLERSVAACAAALRRGADADWSTPAGGLDWSCTATMVHVWDDMFGYATQLTGRRAGGYIAFEVVADRDATPEQLVQGLEATGGVLAAAVRTTPPEVRAWHPYGDAGPIGFAAMGMVEALVHTHDIAAGLGLGFTPPEEPVARVLDRLFPQAPGTGDPWSELLWCTGRGTLPGHEAPDGWRWHGEGP; translated from the coding sequence ATGCCCGATCACACTTCTTCCTCCTCCGGCTCCTCCGACGACCCCCAGGAGGAGTGGGCCGCGCTGCTGGAGCGGTCGGTGGCCGCCTGCGCAGCCGCGCTGCGCCGCGGGGCGGACGCGGACTGGAGCACCCCGGCCGGCGGCCTCGACTGGAGCTGCACGGCGACCATGGTGCACGTCTGGGACGACATGTTCGGCTACGCCACCCAGCTGACCGGCCGGCGCGCCGGCGGCTACATCGCCTTCGAGGTCGTCGCGGACCGCGACGCCACCCCCGAGCAGCTGGTGCAGGGCCTGGAGGCCACCGGGGGCGTGCTGGCGGCGGCCGTCCGCACCACCCCGCCCGAGGTGCGCGCCTGGCACCCCTACGGCGACGCCGGCCCGATCGGGTTCGCCGCGATGGGCATGGTCGAGGCGCTGGTGCACACGCACGACATCGCCGCCGGGCTGGGACTGGGGTTCACCCCGCCCGAGGAGCCGGTGGCGCGCGTGCTGGACCGGCTCTTCCCGCAGGCGCCGGGCACCGGCGACCCCTGGTCGGAGCTGCTCTGGTGCACCGGGCGCGGCACCCTGCCCGGCCACGAGGCCCCGGACGGCTGGCGCTGGCACGGCGAAGGTCCCTGA
- a CDS encoding glycine/sarcosine N-methyltransferase: protein MRSRPIKGQDQQRFGDDPLAVRDTDHYKAEYVTGFVDKWDELIDWKRRYESEGRFFIDQLKERGVREVLDVATGTGFHSVRLVEEGFETVSADGSPEMLAKAFSNGQSYGGHILRVVQADWRWLNRDVHGTYDAIICLGNSFTHLFSERDRRKALAEFYAMLKHDGVLIIDQRNYDALLDGKYGNKHTYYYCGEEVSAEPEHVDEGLARFVYRFPDASTYHLNMFPLRKNYMRRLLREVGFQQVDTYGDFQETYQGDEPDFFIHIAEKAYLREGGDPAGRYSAAVRTARDYYNSSDADTFYHSVWGGTDIHIGLYESADDDIAEASRRTVERMAAKPGIGPDTRVIDIGSGYGGSARYLARTYGCRVTCLNLSEVENERNRRANREAGLDHLIEVVDGSFEDIPFQDNAFDVAWSQDALLHSGDRPRVLEEVARVLRAGGHFVFTDPMAADDAPQQVLRPILERLHLDTMGTPGFYDRETARLGLSKVGFDDLSEHLPRHYGRVLEVTEEREAELAGKISEAYLTRMKTGLRNWVKGGESGSLAWGILHYRA, encoded by the coding sequence GTGAGGAGTCGACCTATCAAAGGGCAGGATCAGCAGCGTTTTGGAGACGACCCGCTAGCCGTTCGCGACACCGACCACTACAAAGCCGAATACGTGACCGGGTTCGTCGACAAGTGGGACGAGCTCATCGACTGGAAGCGCCGCTATGAGAGCGAGGGCCGCTTCTTCATCGATCAGCTCAAGGAGCGCGGCGTCCGCGAGGTCCTCGACGTGGCGACCGGCACCGGGTTCCACTCGGTGCGCCTGGTCGAGGAGGGGTTCGAGACCGTCAGTGCGGACGGCAGCCCCGAGATGCTGGCCAAGGCGTTCTCCAACGGGCAGAGCTACGGCGGCCACATCCTCCGGGTGGTCCAGGCCGACTGGCGCTGGCTCAACCGGGACGTGCACGGCACCTACGACGCGATCATCTGCCTGGGGAACTCGTTCACCCACCTGTTCTCCGAGCGGGACCGGCGCAAGGCGCTGGCCGAGTTCTACGCGATGCTCAAGCACGACGGCGTGCTCATCATCGACCAGCGCAACTACGACGCCCTGCTGGACGGCAAGTACGGCAACAAGCACACCTACTACTACTGCGGCGAGGAGGTCTCCGCCGAGCCCGAGCACGTCGACGAGGGCCTGGCGCGGTTCGTCTACCGGTTCCCCGACGCCTCCACCTACCACCTCAACATGTTCCCGCTGCGCAAGAACTACATGCGGCGGCTGCTGCGCGAGGTCGGCTTCCAGCAGGTGGACACCTACGGCGACTTCCAGGAGACCTACCAGGGCGACGAGCCGGACTTCTTCATCCACATCGCGGAGAAGGCCTACCTGCGCGAGGGGGGCGACCCGGCGGGGCGGTACTCGGCGGCGGTGCGCACCGCGCGCGACTACTACAACTCCTCCGACGCCGACACCTTCTACCACTCGGTGTGGGGCGGCACCGACATCCACATCGGGCTGTACGAGTCCGCGGACGACGACATCGCCGAGGCGAGCCGGCGCACCGTGGAGCGGATGGCGGCCAAGCCGGGGATCGGCCCGGACACCCGGGTCATCGACATCGGCTCCGGCTACGGCGGGTCGGCGCGCTACCTGGCCCGCACCTACGGCTGCCGGGTCACCTGCCTCAACCTCAGCGAGGTGGAGAACGAGCGGAACCGCCGGGCCAACCGGGAGGCCGGGCTGGACCACCTGATCGAGGTGGTCGACGGCTCCTTCGAGGACATCCCCTTCCAGGACAACGCCTTCGACGTGGCCTGGTCCCAGGACGCCCTGCTGCACAGCGGCGACCGGCCCCGGGTGCTGGAGGAGGTGGCCCGGGTGCTGCGCGCCGGCGGGCACTTCGTCTTCACCGACCCGATGGCCGCGGACGACGCCCCGCAGCAGGTGCTCCGCCCCATCCTGGAGCGGCTGCACCTGGACACCATGGGCACGCCCGGCTTCTACGACCGGGAGACCGCCCGGCTCGGCCTGTCCAAGGTCGGCTTCGACGACCTCAGCGAGCACCTGCCCCGGCACTACGGGCGGGTGCTGGAGGTGACCGAGGAGCGCGAGGCCGAGCTGGCCGGGAAGATCAGCGAGGCCTACCTGACCCGGATGAAGACCGGGCTGCGCAACTGGGTCAAGGGAGGTGAGTCCGGCTCCCTGGCCTGGGGGATCCTGCACTACCGCGCCTGA
- a CDS encoding AGE family epimerase/isomerase, protein MDSRWAELAGHRAWLRREELRLLDFGAAGALPGGGFGALDADGRPGPGPAETWITGRMAHVYSLAHLRGVPGAGALADHALDGLRGVLRDAEHGGWYAQAAPDGGVPGDATKSAYVNAFVVLGAASATAAGRPGAEQLLAEALSVIETRFLDPETGLGRESFDRTWTTCEDYRGANSGMHLVEAFLAATGTTGDTRWRDRALHIAEFLVHTATAGNGWRLPEHFTADWRVLPEYNADAPGDRFRPYGTTVGHWLEWARLLVELEAALGDGAPEWLLADARRLFDLAVEHGWAVDGADGFVYTLDWRDRPVVRERMHWVAAEAVLAAAALGRRTGEPHYERWYRTWWDYIRLHLVDLERGGWHHELDPANAPSSTVWQGKPDLYHAYQAVVLPTLPPGPAAARLRDHPETAA, encoded by the coding sequence ATGGACTCCAGATGGGCGGAGCTGGCCGGACACCGGGCCTGGCTGCGGCGCGAGGAGCTGCGGCTGCTGGACTTCGGCGCCGCCGGGGCGCTGCCGGGCGGGGGCTTCGGGGCGCTCGACGCCGACGGGCGGCCCGGCCCCGGGCCCGCCGAGACCTGGATCACCGGGCGGATGGCGCACGTCTACTCCCTGGCCCACCTGCGCGGTGTCCCCGGGGCGGGCGCACTGGCCGACCACGCGCTGGACGGGCTGCGCGGCGTGCTGCGCGACGCCGAGCACGGCGGCTGGTACGCCCAGGCCGCGCCGGACGGCGGGGTCCCCGGGGACGCGACGAAGAGCGCCTACGTGAACGCCTTCGTGGTGCTGGGCGCCGCCTCGGCCACCGCGGCCGGCCGCCCCGGCGCCGAGCAGCTGCTCGCCGAGGCGCTGTCGGTGATCGAGACCCGGTTCCTCGACCCGGAGACCGGCCTGGGCCGGGAGAGCTTCGACCGCACCTGGACGACCTGCGAGGACTACCGGGGCGCCAACTCCGGGATGCACCTGGTCGAGGCGTTCCTCGCGGCCACCGGCACCACCGGCGACACCCGGTGGCGGGACCGCGCGCTGCACATCGCCGAGTTCCTCGTGCACACCGCCACGGCCGGCAACGGGTGGCGGCTGCCCGAGCACTTCACCGCCGACTGGCGGGTGCTCCCCGAGTACAACGCCGACGCGCCCGGCGACCGGTTCCGCCCCTACGGCACCACGGTGGGCCACTGGCTGGAGTGGGCCCGGCTGCTGGTGGAGCTGGAGGCGGCGCTGGGCGACGGCGCCCCGGAGTGGCTGCTCGCCGACGCGCGGCGCCTGTTCGACCTGGCGGTCGAGCACGGCTGGGCGGTGGACGGCGCGGACGGCTTCGTCTACACCCTGGACTGGCGGGACCGCCCGGTGGTGCGGGAGCGGATGCACTGGGTCGCCGCCGAGGCGGTGCTGGCCGCGGCCGCCCTGGGCCGGCGCACCGGCGAGCCGCACTACGAGCGGTGGTACCGCACCTGGTGGGACTACATCCGGCTGCACCTGGTCGACCTGGAGCGGGGCGGCTGGCACCACGAGCTCGATCCGGCCAACGCGCCGTCCTCGACGGTCTGGCAGGGCAAGCCCGACCTGTACCACGCCTACCAGGCGGTCGTCCTGCCCACCCTGCCCCCGGGCCCGGCAGCGGCCCGCCTGCGCGACCACCCGGAGACCGCCGCCTGA
- a CDS encoding aminotransferase class I/II-fold pyridoxal phosphate-dependent enzyme: MVITGRGSHEIADSVEREIAAGALEAGTVLPPIRDLAGELGVNPNTVAAAYRLLRERGLVETGGRRGTRVRPRPASAPRETGPGAVPPGARDAATGNPDPRLLPDLAAVLAEVARNRAGRAPTLYGDPPVLPAMEEAARSLLAPDGVPTDALTVTSGALDGIDRVLRSALRAGDAVALEDPGWPSEYDLLAATGLKSVPMAVDDDGPLPEELAAALRSGARAVVLTNRAQNPTGAAIGAERAAALRAVLAEHPQVLTVEDDHGFDLVDLPFHGVFGATRRWAVIRSVAKAYGPDLRLAMLAGDLVTVDRVRALMQTGPGWVSHVLQEAFVELLQGPRVGAREAGRSYAARRDALIAALAEHGLQARGRSGLNVWVSVPDEAAATAGLLSRGWAVTPGHRFRASAGPALRVTVSALDVADMPELARAVAASVRQPGPAV; this comes from the coding sequence ATGGTCATCACCGGACGGGGCTCGCACGAGATCGCCGACAGCGTGGAACGGGAGATCGCCGCCGGTGCCCTGGAGGCGGGAACGGTCCTGCCGCCCATCCGGGACCTCGCGGGCGAGCTGGGGGTCAACCCGAACACCGTCGCCGCCGCCTACCGGCTGCTCCGCGAGCGCGGCCTGGTGGAGACCGGCGGCCGCCGGGGGACCCGGGTCCGGCCCCGGCCCGCGTCGGCCCCGCGGGAGACCGGCCCCGGCGCGGTCCCGCCGGGCGCGCGCGACGCCGCCACCGGCAACCCCGACCCGCGGCTCCTGCCGGACCTGGCCGCGGTCCTCGCCGAGGTGGCCCGCAACCGCGCCGGCCGCGCCCCGACCCTGTACGGGGACCCGCCGGTGCTGCCCGCCATGGAGGAGGCAGCGCGCTCCCTGCTCGCCCCGGACGGGGTGCCGACCGACGCGCTCACCGTGACCTCCGGCGCGCTGGACGGGATCGACCGGGTGCTCCGCTCGGCGCTGCGCGCGGGCGACGCCGTCGCCCTGGAGGACCCCGGCTGGCCCAGCGAGTACGACCTGCTCGCCGCGACCGGCCTGAAGAGCGTCCCGATGGCGGTGGACGACGACGGGCCGCTCCCCGAGGAGCTGGCGGCGGCGCTGCGCTCGGGGGCGCGCGCCGTGGTGCTGACCAACCGGGCGCAGAACCCCACCGGGGCGGCGATCGGCGCGGAGCGCGCGGCCGCGCTCCGCGCGGTGCTGGCCGAGCACCCGCAGGTGCTCACGGTCGAGGACGACCACGGGTTCGACCTGGTGGACCTGCCCTTCCACGGCGTCTTCGGGGCGACCCGGCGGTGGGCGGTGATCCGCTCGGTCGCCAAGGCCTACGGACCGGACCTGCGGCTGGCGATGCTGGCCGGGGACCTGGTGACGGTGGACCGGGTGCGCGCGCTGATGCAGACCGGGCCGGGCTGGGTGAGCCACGTGCTCCAGGAGGCCTTCGTGGAGCTGCTGCAGGGCCCGCGGGTCGGCGCCCGGGAGGCCGGCCGCTCCTACGCGGCCCGCCGGGACGCGCTCATCGCGGCGCTGGCCGAGCACGGGCTGCAGGCCCGCGGCCGGTCCGGGCTGAACGTGTGGGTGTCGGTGCCCGACGAGGCCGCCGCCACCGCCGGCCTGCTCTCCCGCGGCTGGGCGGTCACCCCGGGCCACCGCTTCCGCGCCTCCGCCGGCCCGGCCCTGCGGGTCACCGTCTCCGCCCTGGACGTCGCGGACATGCCGGAGCTGGCCCGCGCCGTAGCCGCCTCGGTCCGCCAACCGGGCCCGGCGGTCTGA
- a CDS encoding beta-ketoacyl-ACP synthase III — MTGSRIRALGHYQPTRVLTNDDVARLTDTSDQWIRSRVGIRTRHVAAPEETVDEMAAHAGAKALANAGLEPGEVDMIVVATSTAVDRSPNMAARVAARLSAPSPAVLDVNVVCSGFPHALATADHAIRAGAARTALVIGSDKMTDVVAWEERSTSVLVGDGAGAALLTAAEEPEIGPVHWGSFPELGEAVRIGGTPTRFVQEGQTVYRWTTTRLPELARAVCERSGVAPEDLGAVILHQANLRIVESIARSLGATRAVVARDVADSGNTSAASIPLAFSKLLERGELEAGSPVLLFGFGGNLSYAGQIVRCP; from the coding sequence ATGACCGGGTCGCGGATACGCGCGCTGGGCCATTACCAGCCCACCAGGGTGCTCACCAACGACGACGTCGCCCGTCTCACCGACACCAGCGATCAGTGGATCCGCAGCCGGGTCGGCATCCGCACCCGGCACGTCGCCGCCCCCGAGGAGACGGTGGACGAGATGGCCGCGCACGCCGGCGCCAAGGCGCTGGCCAACGCCGGGCTGGAGCCGGGCGAGGTGGACATGATCGTGGTCGCCACCTCCACCGCGGTGGACCGCAGCCCCAACATGGCGGCCCGGGTCGCGGCCCGGCTGAGCGCCCCCTCCCCCGCGGTGCTCGACGTCAACGTGGTCTGCTCCGGTTTCCCGCACGCCCTGGCCACCGCCGACCACGCGATCCGGGCCGGCGCCGCCCGGACCGCCCTGGTGATCGGCTCGGACAAGATGACCGACGTGGTCGCCTGGGAGGAGCGCTCCACCTCGGTGCTGGTCGGCGACGGCGCCGGCGCCGCGCTGCTCACCGCGGCCGAGGAGCCCGAGATCGGCCCGGTGCACTGGGGGTCCTTCCCCGAGCTGGGCGAGGCGGTCCGGATCGGCGGCACCCCCACCCGGTTCGTCCAGGAGGGCCAGACCGTCTACCGGTGGACCACCACCCGGCTGCCCGAGCTGGCCCGCGCGGTCTGCGAGCGCTCCGGCGTCGCCCCCGAGGACCTCGGCGCGGTCATCCTGCACCAGGCCAACCTGCGCATCGTCGAGTCCATCGCCCGCTCGCTGGGCGCCACCCGCGCGGTGGTCGCCCGCGACGTCGCCGACTCCGGCAACACCTCGGCCGCCTCCATCCCGCTCGCCTTCTCCAAGCTGCTGGAGCGCGGCGAACTCGAAGCCGGCTCCCCCGTCCTCCTCTTCGGCTTCGGCGGCAACCTCTCCTACGCCGGCCAGATCGTCCGCTGCCCCTGA
- a CDS encoding TetR/AcrR family transcriptional regulator, protein MAGTRDAVLDAAERVIRAHGAARATTKLIAKEAGYSEATLYKHFSDKHELFLNVLTRQMPEFGRLMGGLDRRAGTAPVRTVLEEIARTAIDFYSRAVPLGTSLFSETRLLEDYRSRLTEWGVGPHVPIENLAAYLAAERDRGRLRPGTDARAAASLLLGACFQQAFFSHLTEAVRAADDPAADPAPALVATLLDPLLPEAAERG, encoded by the coding sequence ATGGCGGGAACCCGTGACGCGGTCCTCGACGCCGCCGAGCGCGTGATACGCGCGCACGGCGCCGCGCGCGCCACCACCAAGCTCATCGCCAAGGAGGCCGGCTACTCCGAGGCCACCCTGTACAAGCACTTCTCCGACAAGCACGAGCTGTTCCTGAACGTGCTCACCCGGCAGATGCCGGAGTTCGGCCGGCTGATGGGCGGCCTGGACCGGCGGGCCGGCACCGCGCCGGTCCGCACCGTCCTGGAGGAGATCGCGCGCACCGCGATCGACTTCTACAGCCGGGCCGTACCGCTGGGCACCTCGCTGTTCTCCGAGACCCGGCTGCTGGAGGACTACCGGTCCCGGCTCACCGAGTGGGGGGTCGGCCCGCACGTGCCGATCGAGAACCTCGCCGCCTACCTCGCAGCCGAGCGGGACCGGGGCCGGCTCCGCCCGGGGACCGACGCCCGCGCCGCGGCCTCGCTGCTCCTGGGGGCCTGCTTCCAGCAGGCGTTCTTCTCGCACCTGACCGAGGCGGTCCGGGCCGCCGACGACCCCGCCGCCGACCCGGCTCCCGCCCTGGTCGCGACCCTGCTGGACCCGCTGCTGCCGGAGGCCGCGGAGCGGGGCTGA
- a CDS encoding TetR/AcrR family transcriptional regulator, which yields MISEPAGTATGPDTAEKSRRPGGRTARNTAAVLDATLSELGEHGYAGLSVDRVAARSGVHKATVYRRWGGVDGLLAAALEYSADDDWRPPETGSLRGDLAELAREVAEGFTGGGEGAAIASACIAASFQSAAAADALHAFLADRLARCAAVVGAAESRGEVPPGTDGADVVRAAIAPVYYRLFIGREPVSAEDAARYAHAAADSARSGAFAGTDRG from the coding sequence ATGATTTCCGAGCCCGCCGGCACCGCCACCGGACCCGACACCGCGGAGAAGAGCCGCCGCCCCGGCGGCCGCACCGCCCGCAACACCGCGGCCGTACTCGACGCCACCCTCTCCGAGCTGGGGGAACACGGCTACGCCGGACTGAGCGTGGACCGCGTCGCGGCCCGCTCCGGGGTGCACAAGGCGACGGTCTACCGCCGCTGGGGCGGCGTGGACGGCCTGCTCGCTGCGGCCCTGGAGTACTCCGCCGACGACGACTGGCGGCCGCCGGAGACCGGTTCGCTCCGCGGCGACCTGGCCGAGCTCGCCCGCGAGGTCGCCGAGGGCTTCACCGGCGGCGGCGAGGGGGCGGCGATCGCGAGCGCCTGCATCGCCGCCTCGTTCCAGTCGGCCGCGGCCGCCGACGCCCTGCACGCCTTCCTCGCCGACCGGCTGGCCCGCTGCGCCGCGGTGGTCGGCGCCGCCGAGTCCCGGGGCGAGGTCCCGCCCGGCACCGACGGCGCCGACGTGGTCCGCGCCGCGATCGCCCCGGTCTACTACCGGCTCTTCATCGGCCGCGAGCCGGTCTCCGCCGAGGACGCGGCCCGCTACGCGCACGCCGCCGCCGACTCGGCCCGCTCCGGCGCCTTCGCCGGCACGGACCGCGGCTGA
- a CDS encoding WD40 repeat domain-containing serine/threonine protein kinase: MHPLMPADPEAIGPYRLLARLGEGGMGRVYLGISRSGRLLAVKAVRSELAADPDFRTRFAREVDAARLVSGVFSAPLVDADTGAETPWMATGFVAGGSLREVVERTGPLPAEAAAVLAVGLAEALRAVHSAGLVHRDLKPGNVLLAADGPRIIDFGVARALDAASVTRTGELVGTAAFMSPEQALGRPAGPASDVFSLGGVLHYALTGRAPFPGEGAAVLHGVLHARPDLGALPGPLREAVALCLAKDPAARPTAAGLIARLPRTRPGAAPAWPPPAVAELAAAREREAAHFRTAPARPSPRAARGRRLAAAGAAAAALLLGSAGLTAVLLDRAGADGGGQDRQAGSGGRENHAPEPGPEWAGGMDTSELLASDLFPGNDGTEAETGPVLSVAFDPSDPEVLFSAGLLGADRWDLREEWGGRKQVGEGSFRSIAVSPDGERTAAASTDGALALARADGGGEVVPVAEGSGEAGRGDLPGEPLDRRFPDGLRVAFDPGGEAVTAFGTDGWRRFDAAGGEGLPAPEPAGSGGFALHPEGDRVAVAAEGRVRVLDAETGAERGSFDTGAAGASTVAYSPDGRLIATGGEDRTVRVFDADTHEEVLSGTGHPAPVTALAISPNGEILVSGARDGGPLVWDLSAGERLPDVGTWDDPVHDIAWNSDGTRVALAHENGNVEVWTRP, from the coding sequence GTGCACCCCCTGATGCCCGCCGATCCCGAGGCGATCGGCCCCTACCGGCTGCTCGCCCGGCTCGGCGAGGGCGGCATGGGGCGCGTGTACCTGGGGATCTCCCGCTCCGGGCGGCTGCTGGCGGTCAAGGCGGTCCGCTCCGAGCTGGCCGCCGACCCCGACTTCCGGACCCGCTTCGCCCGGGAGGTCGACGCGGCCCGCCTGGTCAGCGGGGTGTTCAGCGCACCGCTGGTGGACGCCGACACCGGTGCGGAGACGCCGTGGATGGCCACCGGGTTCGTGGCCGGCGGCTCGCTGCGCGAGGTGGTCGAGCGCACCGGCCCACTGCCGGCCGAGGCCGCGGCGGTGCTCGCCGTCGGCCTGGCCGAGGCGCTGCGCGCCGTGCACTCCGCCGGGCTGGTCCACCGCGATCTCAAGCCGGGCAACGTGCTGCTCGCCGCGGACGGCCCGCGGATCATCGACTTCGGCGTCGCCCGCGCGCTGGACGCCGCCTCGGTGACCCGGACCGGCGAGCTGGTGGGCACCGCGGCGTTCATGTCGCCGGAGCAGGCCCTGGGCCGGCCCGCCGGCCCCGCCTCGGACGTCTTCTCGCTCGGGGGCGTGCTGCACTACGCGCTCACCGGCCGCGCTCCGTTCCCCGGGGAGGGCGCCGCCGTACTGCACGGCGTGCTGCACGCCCGCCCCGACCTGGGCGCCCTGCCCGGGCCGCTGCGCGAGGCGGTCGCGCTCTGCCTGGCCAAGGACCCCGCCGCCCGGCCGACCGCGGCCGGCCTCATCGCCCGCCTCCCGCGGACCCGTCCGGGGGCGGCCCCGGCCTGGCCTCCGCCGGCGGTGGCCGAACTCGCCGCGGCCCGGGAGCGCGAGGCCGCGCACTTCCGCACCGCGCCCGCGCGCCCCTCGCCCCGTGCCGCCCGCGGGCGGCGCCTGGCGGCCGCGGGCGCCGCCGCGGCCGCCCTGCTGCTCGGCTCGGCCGGCCTGACCGCCGTGCTGCTCGACCGGGCCGGGGCCGACGGCGGCGGCCAGGACCGGCAGGCCGGCTCCGGCGGCCGGGAGAACCACGCGCCCGAGCCCGGTCCGGAATGGGCCGGCGGAATGGACACCTCAGAACTCCTCGCCAGCGACCTGTTCCCGGGCAACGACGGCACCGAGGCGGAGACCGGGCCGGTGCTCTCCGTCGCCTTCGACCCGAGCGACCCCGAGGTGCTCTTCAGCGCCGGCCTGCTCGGGGCGGACCGCTGGGACCTGCGCGAGGAGTGGGGCGGCCGGAAGCAGGTCGGGGAGGGCTCGTTCCGCTCGATCGCGGTCTCCCCGGACGGGGAGCGGACCGCCGCGGCGTCGACCGACGGGGCGCTCGCCCTCGCCCGGGCCGACGGCGGGGGCGAGGTGGTCCCGGTCGCCGAGGGCAGCGGTGAGGCGGGCCGCGGCGACCTGCCCGGGGAGCCGCTCGACCGGCGCTTCCCGGACGGGCTGCGGGTGGCCTTCGACCCCGGCGGCGAGGCGGTCACCGCCTTCGGCACCGACGGCTGGCGGCGGTTCGACGCCGCGGGCGGCGAAGGACTGCCCGCCCCCGAACCGGCCGGGAGCGGCGGGTTCGCCCTGCACCCCGAGGGCGACCGGGTGGCCGTCGCCGCCGAGGGGCGGGTACGCGTCCTCGACGCGGAGACCGGCGCGGAGCGGGGCTCCTTCGACACCGGCGCCGCCGGCGCGTCCACCGTCGCCTACAGCCCCGACGGCCGGCTGATCGCCACCGGGGGCGAGGACCGGACGGTCCGGGTGTTCGACGCCGACACCCACGAGGAGGTCCTCTCCGGCACCGGCCACCCGGCCCCGGTCACCGCCCTGGCGATCAGCCCGAACGGCGAGATCCTGGTCTCCGGAGCGCGGGACGGCGGGCCGCTCGTCTGGGACCTGTCCGCCGGCGAGCGCCTCCCCGACGTCGGCACCTGGGACGACC
- a CDS encoding ABC-F family ATP-binding cassette domain-containing protein: MSNAPTHAPHAAVLTGVGYAWPDGTAVFDRLDAVFEAGRTGLIGRNGSGKSTLLKLVSGELRPESGAVSAPERTGLLDQSLPLDTGRTVAELLGIAPALAGLRAIEAGDASEANFTAVGDDWDIEERALAQLARFGIALDGPDPLGRTVGTLSGGEAVLAGIAGLVLRRPALTLLDEPTNNLDRRARGLLYEAVDAWPGALVVVSHDRELLDRMDRTAELRGGRIRMWGGNHTHYTERLAEEQEAARRAVRVAEAGVRKEKRQLAEARIKLDRRVRYGNKMYATKREPKVVMKQRKRDAQVAAGKHRIMQEARLDGAREELTAAEDAVRDDDAIRIALPGTEVPAGQDVLVLAAGERRLHLRGPERIALTGGNGAGKTTLLRAVVAAARGEEPPVRPAGTEVARVTARVGYLPQRLDLLDDRLSVLENVRAAAPSAAPQAIRAGLARFLIRGDRADLPAGALSGGERFRVALARVLLADTAPRLLILDEPTNDLDLDSAARLTEALSAYRGALLVASHDEAFLRDIGTTRRWRARRGLPPEDSAPGAG; the protein is encoded by the coding sequence TTGTCCAATGCGCCCACGCACGCCCCGCACGCCGCGGTCCTGACCGGAGTTGGCTACGCCTGGCCGGACGGCACCGCCGTCTTCGACCGGCTCGACGCCGTCTTCGAGGCCGGCCGCACCGGCCTGATCGGCCGGAACGGGTCCGGCAAGTCCACGCTGCTCAAACTGGTCTCCGGCGAGCTGCGCCCGGAGTCCGGCGCGGTCTCGGCCCCGGAGCGGACCGGGCTGCTCGACCAGTCCCTGCCGCTGGACACCGGCCGCACCGTCGCCGAACTCCTCGGCATCGCCCCGGCCCTGGCCGGGCTGCGCGCCATCGAGGCGGGCGACGCCTCGGAGGCGAACTTCACCGCGGTCGGCGACGACTGGGACATCGAGGAGCGCGCCCTCGCCCAGCTGGCCCGGTTCGGCATCGCCCTCGACGGGCCGGACCCGCTGGGCCGCACCGTCGGCACGCTCTCCGGCGGCGAGGCGGTGCTGGCCGGGATTGCCGGGCTCGTCCTGCGCCGGCCCGCGCTCACCCTGCTCGACGAGCCCACCAACAACCTGGACCGCCGCGCCCGCGGGCTGCTCTACGAGGCGGTCGACGCCTGGCCGGGCGCGCTCGTGGTGGTCAGCCACGACCGCGAACTGCTGGACCGGATGGACCGGACCGCCGAACTGCGCGGCGGCCGGATCCGGATGTGGGGCGGAAACCACACCCACTACACCGAGCGGCTGGCCGAGGAGCAGGAGGCCGCCCGGCGCGCGGTCCGGGTCGCCGAGGCCGGAGTGCGAAAGGAGAAGCGCCAGCTCGCCGAGGCCCGGATCAAGCTGGACCGGCGGGTCCGGTACGGCAACAAGATGTACGCGACCAAGCGCGAGCCCAAGGTGGTGATGAAGCAGCGCAAGCGGGACGCCCAGGTCGCGGCGGGCAAGCACCGGATCATGCAGGAGGCCCGGCTGGACGGGGCCCGCGAGGAGCTCACCGCGGCCGAGGACGCGGTCCGCGACGACGACGCCATCCGGATCGCCCTCCCCGGCACCGAGGTGCCCGCGGGGCAGGACGTCCTGGTCCTGGCGGCCGGCGAGCGCAGGCTGCACCTGCGCGGACCGGAGCGGATCGCGCTGACCGGCGGCAACGGGGCGGGCAAGACCACCCTGCTGCGCGCGGTCGTCGCCGCGGCCCGGGGAGAGGAGCCCCCGGTCCGCCCGGCCGGGACGGAGGTCGCCCGGGTGACCGCCCGGGTCGGCTACCTCCCGCAGCGCCTCGACCTGCTGGACGACCGGCTCAGCGTGCTGGAGAACGTGCGCGCCGCGGCGCCCTCGGCCGCCCCGCAGGCGATCCGGGCCGGCCTGGCCCGGTTCCTCATCCGCGGCGACCGGGCCGACCTGCCGGCGGGGGCGCTCTCCGGCGGCGAGCGCTTCCGGGTCGCCCTGGCCCGGGTGCTCCTCGCCGACACCGCCCCGCGGCTGCTGATCCTGGACGAGCCCACCAACGACCTCGACCTGGACAGTGCGGCCCGGCTCACCGAGGCGCTCTCCGCCTACCGGGGCGCACTCCTCGTCGCCTCGCACGACGAGGCGTTCCTCCGCGACATCGGCACCACCCGCCGCTGGCGCGCCCGCCGGGGCCTCCCCCCGGAGGACTCCGCCCCCGGAGCCGGCTGA